The Polyangium aurulentum genomic interval CGAATCGAGCGCGAGGAGGTCCTCGAATCGGGCAACCCGCTCTTCGACGGCCTTCCCACGACGGGCGTGGTGGCGCGCGGCGCGTTTCACGTCATCGCCAACAGCAACCTGCGCGGGTTCGACCCATCGGGAAACCCGGCGCCCGGCGCAAAGCCCGAGCGCACGCAGGTGCTCTCGATCCCGCTGGGTCCGTGAGCCTTCAGCGCTGCGGCGGCAGGCGCACGTCGATCACCGTGCCCGTGCGCAGCACGCCCGCGGCGTCGCGATACTGGAACGGCGCCCGCTCCCCCTCGCAATTGCCGCGCGCGTCGCAACGCGGGATCGTCACGTAATCGAGATCGATCGAGACGATCTCCCACGCCGACACGCTCGAAAGCTCCCCGGAGGACGACGCGCGGTCGGCGTCCTTGTCGCTCCAGACGACGAGCTTCGCGAAGGCCGGATCTTCTGCCGTGATCCGACCGTCGCCATTGCCATCCAGCTCGCGCAGCGCGACGAAACCGTTCGGCCCCGTGCCCCCGGCCGCGAGCGGCGACATCGAGCCGAAGAGCTCCCGCCCGTCCTCGATGGCCCCGCTGCCGTCCCGATCGAGCGCGAGCCACGGCGTCCTCGCCGTGGGCCAATCCGTCACCTGGCTCGCGGCGCCGTTGACGTCGAATGCGCGCGTCGCGTCGGCCCCGAATTCGACCGCCGCCCCGTCGAACGAGAGCACGAGCGGCGTGCTGCTCGCGCTGTCGTCGCCGCCTTGACCGCCCGCGCCTCCGCTGCCGCCCTCACCGCTGCTACCGCCCTCACCTCCTTGGCCGCCCTCGCCTCCGGAGACCTCCGTGACGCACCCTGCGGCGCCGAGGAAGAGCACGATCGCGGGGACCAGACCGAAAACCATACGGGAAAGCTGAGCCATGACAACCTCCTACCTGACCAATCTCGTGAAATCCGTACTGCGCTACTTTTCGATGAGCCTTCAGCGCTGCGGCGGCAAGCGAACGTCGATCACCGTGCCCGTGCGCAGCACGCCCGCGGCGTCGCGATACTGGAACGGCGCCCGCTCCCCCTCGCAATTGCCGCGCGCGTCGCAGCGCGGAGCCATCACGTAATCGAGATCGATCGACACGATCTCCCACGCCGACACGCTCGAAAGCTCCCCCGACGACGACGTGCGGTCGGCGTCCTTGTCGCTCCACACGACGAGCTTCGTGAAGGCCGGATCCTCTGCCGTGATCCGACCGTCGCCATTGCCATCCAGCTCGCGCAGCGCGACGAAACCGTTCGGCCCCGTGCCCCCGGCCGCGAGCGGCGACATCGAGCCGAAAAGCTCCCGCCCGTCCTCGATGGCTCCGCTGCCGTTCCGATCGAGCGCGAGCCACGGCGTCCTTGCCGTGGGCCAATCGGTCACCTGGCTCGAGGCGCCGTTGACGTCGAATGCGCGCGTCGCATCGGCCGCGAATTCGACCGCCGCCCCGTCGAACGAGAGCACGAGCGGCGTGTTGCAGTCCATCGCTTCCCACTTCGTCGTGCAGTCGTCCTCGTTGACGTTGCAGGGCTGGTAGACGCCCATCTCTGCGGGAATGCCCTCGCAGAGCCTGGAATCTCCCGGCTGGCAATCGCCCGTGTACTCGGTGCATTCGCCGCCGCTGCCGTCGTCGCCGCCGCTGCCGCCCTCGCCGCCACCGCCGGTCTCGACCTCCGTGACACACCCCACGGCGCCGAAGACGAGAGCAAGCGCGGGGACCAGACCGAAAACGCGACGGGAAAGCTGAGCCATGACGACCTCCTGTCTGGCCCATCTCGCAACAGCCGTGCCGCCGCTGCGCTTGCGGTGAAAGAAGCGCAAAACCAGAGGCTCGCGATCGATTGGCACATTGTGCATCACCCACGGCACACATACGGCACATCCACGCGGCACATCACCGAAGATGGCGCGCGCAATGACAATGCAATGATCCAATCGAACGGTATTGCCTTGACGCGCCGTGACGCCGCCTGCATTCCCTCCTCCGCGATGCCCTCCCAGAACCCCCTCGTCAGCGATCGCCTCGTCGATTTCCTCCTCTTCGAGGTCCTGGACACCGAGGCCCTGCTCACGCTGCCTGCCTTCGCGGATCATTCCCGTGAGACCGTGGGCCTCTACCTCTCGGCCGCTCGCCGGCTCGCGCGCGAGGTGCTCTTTCCCGCCTACAAACCCATGGACGAGGCCCCGCCGCGCTTCGAGGACGGCCGCGTGCACGTGCACCCCGCGATGCGCGCCCTCTATCCGCGCCTCGTCGAGCTCGGCGTGCTCAACGCGACCCGCCCGCCCGAGGTCGGCGGCCAGAAGCTGCCCCTCACCGTCGCCGCGCTCGCGTCTTCTTACCTGATGGCCGCGAACCTCTCCGCGTACGGCTATCTCGGCCTCACCACCGGCGCGGCCAGGCTCATCGAGTCCTTCGGCTCCGACGCGATGAAAGAGCAGTTCATGGCGCCCATGTACCGCGGCGAATGGACCGGCACCATGGCCCTCACCGAGCCGCAGGCCGGCTCGAGCCTGAGCGACGTGAAGACCCGCGCCATTCCCACCGACGAGGGCCATTACCTCATCCGCGGCTCGAAGATCTTCATCTCCGGCGGCGATCAGGACATCACCGAGAACATCGTCCACCTGACCCTCGCCCGCATCGACGGAGCCCCGCCCGGCACCAAGGGAATCAGCCTCTTCGCCATCCCGAAGCTGCGCCCCGAAGGCGACCGCCTCGTGCCCAACGACGTGCACGTGGCCGGCGTGATCCACAAGATTGGCTGGCGCGGCCTGCCGAGCCTCGCGCTCAATTTCGGCGAGGAGGGCCATTGCCGCGGCTGGCTCGTCGGCGAGCCCCACCGGGGGCTTTCGTACATGTTCCAGATGATGAACGAGGCGCGCCTCATGGTCGGCATGAACGGCGTGGCCACCGCGTCGGTCGCGTTCCACGAGGCCCTCGAATACGCAAGGACCCGCCCCCAGGGCCGCCCCGCCGCGAGCAAGGACCCGAGCCTGCCCCAGGTCCCCATCGTCGAGCACACCGACGTCCGGCGCATGCTCCTGCGGCAAAAGGCCATCGTCGAAGGCGGCCTCGCCCTGCTCGCCACCTGCGCGCACCTCACCGACCTCGCCGAGCACGCCGAGGACGCCCCCGCCCGCCGCCGCGCGTTTCTCCTGCTCGACCTGCTCACGCCCATCGCGAAGAGCTTCCCGGCCGAGAAAGGCTTCGAGGCGAACGCGCTCAGCGTGCAGGTGCTCGGCGGCTATGGCTACACGAGCGAATACCTGCCCGAGGCCTGGCTGCGCGACCAGAAATTGAACAGCATCCACGAGGGCACGACGGGCATCCAGAGCATGGACCTGCTCGGCCGCAAGGTGCCCGCCGCGAACGGCGAGGCGTTCATGGCGCTGCTCGAGGAGATCGCGGCCTCCGCGGCGAGAGCGCGCGCTGCGGGCGTCGAGCCCGAGCTCGCCCAGCGCGTCGAGGGCGCATCCATGGCCATGCGGGAGGTCACGCTGCATCTCGTCGGGCTCGGCCAGAAGGGCGACGTCGAGGGCATGCTGCGGCACAGCGCCCATTACCTCGATCTCGCCTCGACGGTCGTCATCGGCTGGCAATGGCTCAACCTCGCGACGGCCGCGCGCGCAGGCGCCGCCTCGAACGTGCGCCCCACCGACGCGCCGTTTTACGAGGGCATCCAGTGCGCCGCGCAGTACTGGATCCGCACCGAGCTGCCGCGCGTGGGCCACCTGTCCCAGCTCTGCCGGAGCGGCGAGGACTCCTACGCGCGCATGCAGCCCGACTGGTTCTGAAGCCAGCGCCTTGGCGCTTGCGCTCGCCGCCCCCGCTCGGGCATTCTGCCCGGATGCGGCTCGATCGGGTCGATCGCCTGTTCCACTCCATCATCGTGCTCGGCGCAGCGATCGGCAACGGCTGCTCCGGCAACGTCGAGATCCCGGGCAACGCGGGCGGCGCGGGCGGTGAGTCTGCGAGCGCCTCCGGCACGGGCGGGGGCTCGTCGTCGTCATCGTCCGCGTCCTCGAGCAGCGGCGGCGCGGATGGCGGCGTGGTCGACGACCCGTTCGACTGCGCCCATTCCACGCAGTTCTTCTGCCAGGACGTCCTCGGACAGACCGTTTGCAATTGCGACCCCACGGCCCCGGCCGGCATCGACGGATGCGACAAGACGCAGGACCTGCATTGCCAGCAGTACATGCCGGTCGTCACGGGCTGCAAGTGCGTGGCTGGATCCCCGGCCACCCAGGCGGATTGCGGCGATCCGGATCAATTCTACTTCACTTGCGCGATCGACGAGCCACCGATCGGCTGCCATTGCATCACCATCATCAAATGAGCGCCTGGGACGAGCTGCCCTCCCTCGACGCCGCCGCGCGCCGCGCCTTGCCGAGCGAGGACGCCTCGATCGACGCGCTCGATCGCCCTTCGCGCGAGCTTCTCGCGGGCGCCTGGGCCGAGCGTGCCCGGAGCGAGCTCGGCGCGGGCGCGGTGTTCGCCGCGATCTCGCAGGGGCTCTTCGCCGCGGGCGCGCCGGCCGAGATCCAGTGGCTCGCCGCGCGCGCCGTCTGCGACGAGATGCGCCACGCCGAGATCTGCCGCTTCATGGCCGTCCGCTACGGCGGCGCGGACGTCGCCCGGCCCCGAGCCCCCGCGATCGGCGATCCGCCGCGCAGCGCGCTCGTCTACGCGGTGCTGAACGGCTCGATCAACGAGACCATCGCCAGCGCCGTGCTCACCGCCTGCCACGAGGAGGCCGAAAGCCCGCTCGCGCGCGCGGCCACCCGCGAGCTTCTGTGCGACGAGGTGGATCACGCCCGCGTCGGATGGGCCCTGCTCGGCGAAGGACCGCTCGCTGCGGGGCTGCGCTGCGAGGTCGCCTCGGCCCTGCCCGCCCTGGTGCGCCTCGTGCGGGATCGCTGGCTCGCGCGGGCGGCCGAGCTGCCCGAGGATCTGCCCCGCGGCCACGGCTGCCTCCCCCGCGCCGACGTCGCCCAGCTCGTCGATCACGCCCTTCGCGTGCTGGTCCTTCCCGGATTCGCCCACGTGGGCATCGATCCCGGCCCCGCGCTCGACCTCTTGCAACGCTGACAAGCCGTAGATCCCGCCCTGCACGTGCTTCTCCTTCCCGGGTTTGCCCATGCGCGCGGGAGCACGTCGATGGCGGATTTTTTCGGTGCGGCTCTCCGGCGCGCGTGACACGCCGCGCGATCGAGGCTCGCGAGCAGGTTACCTTCCTTGCCCTTCGAGGATCGCTCGTGGTAATTTCGCGGCAGTGCCGCGTGTGCGGCGCTCCGGCCGGGTAGCCTTGCCATGCATACGAGACGAGTCGCCTTTGCTTCCCTAGCACTCCTCGCCCTGGCCCCTTCAATCGCCCGGGCCGCGCCGGTGGTGATTCCAGCCGCGGTCGGGGCCCCC includes:
- a CDS encoding calcium-binding protein — translated: MAQLSRMVFGLVPAIVLFLGAAGCVTEVSGGEGGQGGEGGSSGEGGSGGAGGQGGDDSASSTPLVLSFDGAAVEFGADATRAFDVNGAASQVTDWPTARTPWLALDRDGSGAIEDGRELFGSMSPLAAGGTGPNGFVALRELDGNGDGRITAEDPAFAKLVVWSDKDADRASSSGELSSVSAWEIVSIDLDYVTIPRCDARGNCEGERAPFQYRDAAGVLRTGTVIDVRLPPQR
- a CDS encoding calcium-binding protein, whose translation is MAQLSRRVFGLVPALALVFGAVGCVTEVETGGGGEGGSGGDDGSGGECTEYTGDCQPGDSRLCEGIPAEMGVYQPCNVNEDDCTTKWEAMDCNTPLVLSFDGAAVEFAADATRAFDVNGASSQVTDWPTARTPWLALDRNGSGAIEDGRELFGSMSPLAAGGTGPNGFVALRELDGNGDGRITAEDPAFTKLVVWSDKDADRTSSSGELSSVSAWEIVSIDLDYVMAPRCDARGNCEGERAPFQYRDAAGVLRTGTVIDVRLPPQR
- a CDS encoding acyl-CoA dehydrogenase yields the protein MPSQNPLVSDRLVDFLLFEVLDTEALLTLPAFADHSRETVGLYLSAARRLAREVLFPAYKPMDEAPPRFEDGRVHVHPAMRALYPRLVELGVLNATRPPEVGGQKLPLTVAALASSYLMAANLSAYGYLGLTTGAARLIESFGSDAMKEQFMAPMYRGEWTGTMALTEPQAGSSLSDVKTRAIPTDEGHYLIRGSKIFISGGDQDITENIVHLTLARIDGAPPGTKGISLFAIPKLRPEGDRLVPNDVHVAGVIHKIGWRGLPSLALNFGEEGHCRGWLVGEPHRGLSYMFQMMNEARLMVGMNGVATASVAFHEALEYARTRPQGRPAASKDPSLPQVPIVEHTDVRRMLLRQKAIVEGGLALLATCAHLTDLAEHAEDAPARRRAFLLLDLLTPIAKSFPAEKGFEANALSVQVLGGYGYTSEYLPEAWLRDQKLNSIHEGTTGIQSMDLLGRKVPAANGEAFMALLEEIAASAARARAAGVEPELAQRVEGASMAMREVTLHLVGLGQKGDVEGMLRHSAHYLDLASTVVIGWQWLNLATAARAGAASNVRPTDAPFYEGIQCAAQYWIRTELPRVGHLSQLCRSGEDSYARMQPDWF